A window from Argopecten irradians isolate NY chromosome 3, Ai_NY, whole genome shotgun sequence encodes these proteins:
- the LOC138317177 gene encoding uncharacterized protein: MQVTISYSTQQMSFYLSPFTTKRFNGMATQLMMGETEEKAVKGVLVETESDLVNVIGLTKQSGSSDGFMSLKHRQLGTIYRACTLVPLSGTSGILIVGVHTNTTVIINLSANENASISWEGSTQYNPGETINVNINRREVILVRSDGDLSGSRITADLPIAVYSGNTKTEIKNGEKSHLIEQLLPVGQWGKEFIVPSLSYGTVIVKMVSDNNCSQTLVTKNCTSPNNKETFLLKSVLTFEVRYPDLCYVRSEEPVMVVMFVSMADSNKDPTMTTLPAIENYDDEYVFYAPQTHRNNSALEILLVVAVKNEHKDKIVLSGYPLSDSTTFTHVSNTKFVVGVTTLTSGHHVISADDAFMAIIFGVDEDESYSFPLGMDLENMAEMISSSSITSTVPDCATMASSTTDPAMTSGTDAQTTSSKHYPSDANKMPSDIQTTIPVLPGGITALPDYKTTSTYTTKTTSRASETRASVSTERLTLKQISEESSTGTVLPITTQFVLSTINEPTGTVRNTLTQVTPGDTTSAQNTVQTTEVHPNTMYHLESTKDDIGLTTTAHDHNTHLADSTTESTTPPSTSESPASIAETTLSLQSNMSCPSTCIVCTNGISGVTKFEISTMRLNRKTTSRYLRTLTSACDNRLSAVITGSVGGAILVGLMFGIIALDIDNLVNSFRGRIISRKKHRSANRREKYYETSQC; the protein is encoded by the exons ATGCAGGTAACAATATCGTATTCAACTCAACAAATGAGCTTCTACCTTTCACCATTTACAACCAAACGTTTTAATGGCATGGCAACACAGTTGATGATGGGAGAAACAGAAGAGAAAGCTGTTAAAGGAGTTCTAGTTGAAACCGAGAGTGACCTAGTGAACGTTATCGGGTTGACAAAACAGTCAGGTTCCTCTGATGGATTTATGTCGTTAAAACACCGCCAGCTTGGTACAATTTATCGCGCATGTACACTGGTCCCTTTATCAGGAACATCTGGGATACTTATAGTCGGAGTTCACACCAATACTACCGTTATTATTAATCtatcagccaatgaaaatgcgtCCATATCTTGGGAAGGGAGCACACAATATAATCCTGGGGAGACTATTAACGTAAATATAAACAGACGAGAAGTTATATTGGTTCGGAGCGATGGCGACCTCTCCGGGTCAAGGATCACTGCAGACCTGCCAATTGCTGTCTACAGCGGCAACactaaaactgaaataaaaaacGGAGAGAAAAGTCATCTAATAGAACAACTACTTCCGGTAGGTCAATGGGGTAAGGAATTCATTGTTCCGTCGCTCTCATATGGAACTGTTATTGTAAAAATGGTTTCCGACAATAACTGTTCCCAGACATTGGTCACAAAAAATTGCACATCTCCAAACAATAAAGAAACGTTTCTCCTTAAAAGTGTTCTCACCTTCGAAGTGAGATATCCAGACCTATGTTACGTTAGATCAGAGGAGCCGGTAATGGTGGTTATGTTTGTTTCTATGGCGGACTCCAATAAAGACCCGACCATGACTACATTACCTGCGATTGAGAATTACGATGACGAATACGTCTTTTACGCTCCTCAGACACATAGAAACAACTCTGCATTAGAAATCCTTCTGGTTGTAGCGgtgaaaaatgaacataaagACAAAATAGTTCTATCTGGATATCCGCTATCTGATAGTACAACGTTTACTCATGTCAGTAACACGAAGTTTGTTGTTGGTGTTACGACATTGACGTCTGGACATCACGTGATCTCGGCCGATGATGCTTTCATGGCGATAATCTTTGGGGTTGATGAGGATGAGAGTTACAGTTTCCCACTTGGAATGGACTTAGAAAATATGGCAGAG ATGATTTCCTCATCGTCCATCACTAGTACAGTCCCTGATTGTGCGACCATGGCTTCATCAACGACGGACCCAGCAATGACATCTGGTACAGACGCACAGACAACGTCATCAAAACATTACCCAAGCGATGCGAATAAAATGCCATCTGATATCCAAACGACAATCCCGGTGTTGCCTGGTGGTATTACAGCGCTGCCGGACTACAAGACAACGTCAACATACACAACAAAGACAACGTCACGTGCGTCAGAGACAAGAGCTTCAGTATCTACGGAAAGGCTAACATTAAAACAGATTTCAGAGGAATCTTCTACAGGAACTGTACTTCCTATCACAACACAATTTGTACTTTCCACAATCAATGAGCCAACAGGAACTGTAAGGAATACGCTTACACAAGTGACACCTGGGGACACTACGTCAGCACAAAATACTGTGCAGACGACAGAGGTTCATCCAAATACTATGTACCATTTAGAATCTACTAAAGATGATATCGGACTAACAACTACGGCACACGATCATAACACTCACCTAGCAGACTCTACAACCGAAAGCACAACGCCACCGAGTACATCAGAGTCCCCAGCATCAATTGCTGAAACGACACTTTCCCTACAGAGTAATATGTCATGCCCGAGTACCTGTATCGTTTGTACAAATGGAATAAGTGGTGTAACAAAATTTGAGATATCGACGATGCGACTTAACCGGAAAACAACTTCGAGATATCTaagaacactgacttccgcatgTGATAACAGGTTATCGGCCGTGATTACTGGATCGGTAGGTGGCGCCATTTTGGTAGGTCTGATGTTTGGAATAATAGCTTTGGATATTGATAATCTTGTCAACTCGTTTCGAGGCAGAATCATATCTCGGAAAAAACATCGAAGTGCAAACAGAAGAGAGAAATATTACGAAACTTCACAGTGTTAG
- the LOC138317418 gene encoding uncharacterized protein, translated as MNIIMCTLLRPVRMSAQTSINRSLQSTSSMNHPVTGKMPCSTDMLRVWGVLRQNGKQLEMSGSSPTIKGTTHLEILRKRLLNEPCLFERQPVYGDFMVAQVPPSFKPIPADLPISMKKKMLRKVTTKRFGTRVDRLMQFESAI; from the exons ATGAATATTATAATGTGTACACTACTGAGACCTGTACGAATGTCAGCGCAGACCAGCATAAACAGATCTTTACAGTCAAC TTCATCAATGAACCACCCTGTGACAGGAAAAATGCCCTGTTCGACAGATATGCTGAGAGTGTGGGGCGTACTACGTCAAAATGGGAAGCAATTGGAGATGAGCGGTTCATCTCCTACAATAAAAG GAACAACACATTTGGAAATACTCAGGAAACGATTGCTGAACGAGCCCTGTCTTTTCGAAAGACAACCAGTGTACGGAGACTTCATGGTAGCCCAGGTACCGCCGAGTTTTAAACCAATCCCAGCAGACTTGCCGATATCCATGAAGAAGAAGATGTTGAGAAAAGTGACAACTAAACGTTTCGGAACAAGAGTTGACAGATTAATGCAGTTTGAATCTGCGATATAG
- the LOC138317417 gene encoding uncharacterized protein has protein sequence MNTLKTARLAVKMGRPAQQHTIRRLHSMSSVHRDVETEPTLLTTWQTIRTNNWYSTQGHLPPQTLETFSSVGRCVLGSRYLGLTEDGQFSEDD, from the exons ATGAATACACTTAAGACTGCTCGACTGGCGGTTAAAATGGGAAGACCCGCACAACAACACACCATCAGACGTTTACATAGCAT gtCATCTGTACACCGAGACGTGGAGACCGAACCCACTTTACTGACCACGTGGCAGACAATACGAACAAACAACTGGTACTCCACCCAAGGTCACCTACCACCTCAAACACTTGAAACATTCAGCTCAGTCGGCAGGTGTGTACTAG gaTCAAGATACCTAGGGCTGACAGAAGATGGACAGTTTTCTGAGGACGACTAA
- the LOC138317414 gene encoding uncharacterized protein encodes MNAIGSLTRQVTRPVAKYTQGTLTRGLQSMTHHNIPPPQGGMRKAWQTLQEESWVTTQGFLKPTPHETFHTTLTETRSILGSRNLGLFEEQARSDDIQTSIGALLKGFKN; translated from the exons ATGAATGCCATCGGCAGTCTAACAAGGCAAGTCACAAGACCTGTGGCCAAATACACACAAGGAACGTTGACAAGAGGTCTACAGTCTAT GACCCACCACAACATCCCGCCTCCCCAGGGTGGTATGAGGAAGGCTTGGCAGACACTACAGGAGGAAAGCTGGGTAACGACTCAAGGCTTCCTCAAACCCACACCCCATGAAACATTCCACACAACACTAACGGAGACTAGGAGTATTCTAG gATCAAGAAATTTAGGTCTTTTTGAAGAACAAGCGAGGTCAGATGATATTCAAACAAGTATTGGGGCACTGTTGAAAGGATTCAAAAATTGA
- the LOC138317415 gene encoding temptin-like — protein sequence MLLQVFVSVLSLSTCLGFKVYEKQIPNGDAVPHPCVDGTLWNGVGHITSSGGGQRNLFGDAFRQNGHMWTLELCTDDTDLDGVPNGVELGDPSCVWTVGDTPAGPATGHPGICEPTTLQKCIDYNYHYHIDCRPVNG from the exons ATGTTGCTACAGGTGTTCGTGTCCGTTTTGAGTTTGAGTACCTGTTTAGGATTTAAAGTTTATGAGAAACAGATACCTAATGGAGATGCCGTCCCGCATCCCTGCGTAGATGGAACGTTGTGGAATGGCGTAGGACATATCACATCCTCAGGAGGTGGACAGCGTAATCTATTTGGAgat GCATTCAGACAGAATGGACACATGTGGACATTAGAACTTTGCACAGATGATACTGATCTAGATGGCGTGCCGAATGGCGTCGAGCTCGGGGACCCGTCATGTGTGTGGACGGTAGGAGACACGCCCGCCGGGCCTGCTACGGGTCACCCAG GGATTTGTGAGCCGACGACATTGCAGAAATGTATAGACTATAACTATCATTATCATATAGATTGTCGACCAGTCAACGGATAA